DNA sequence from the Acidimicrobiales bacterium genome:
GTTCCGCCCACCGTCCCGTCGGCTGCGCATCGGGAGCGTCGACGCCGTGGTACACGTACGGCGTGGCGGCGGTGGACGCGAACCCCGGCTGGCCGGCGAGAAAGAGGCCTGCCACGAATGCACTGACGATCGCCCGCCGGCGCCTACGGTCGTTTCGGCGCGCGTGGGCGCCAGAGTGGGCTTCCAATGCAGTTCCCCCTTTTCACGAACGCTGCGTCGCAACGCCGCGTAGTCCGGCGAAGCATACGCCCCGAAATACCGCGATTCAATAGGCAAGATCGAAGCATGGCAACCGGCTAGAACCGGCCGGCCAGCCACAGCACACCCTGCACGGCCCGGAAGAACAGGTAGACGACGGTCGCCAGCACCAGAAGCTTGAAGTGCCATGGGACGTTCGGCTCGTCGGCCGGTTCGTCGACGGCGGAGTCGGCCCGCCCTGGAGCAGCGACCACGCGGCCGCAGCTCGGGCACTCGCCGCCCGGGCCCGTGCTGGTCGGGGTCAGGAACCGGCTGCACTCCTCGCACCACGGCACGCCGGCCGCCTACGCCGGCGTCAACCGGGCGCGCGGCCCGGCCGCCGCCAACCGGCTGGGGACGGGATGGCCTATTAGGTCGGCCACCAGGCGGCTGGCGAGGAGCAGGCGGTCGAGGTCGATGCCGGTCGAGACGCCGAGGTCGTCGAACAGGTGCACGAGGTCCTCAGTGGCCAGGTTGCCGCCCAACCCGCCGCGCGCGCCGGCCACCGCCGGCGAGCCGCCCAGTCCGCCGACGGCGGTGTCGAACCGGCGCACGCCCAGCTCGTAGGCGGCATAGGCGTTGAGCAGCGCCGTGCCGCGCGTGTCGTGGAGGTGCAGCCCGATCTCCGGCCCCGTCAGGGCGACCAGGTCGGCGATGCGGCGGGGCGTGGCCATGCCGGTGGTGTCGGCATAGGTGAGCGACGCCACGCCGACCGCCGACAGGCGTTGCCCGAGGGCGTGCACCTGGACCGGGTCGACGTCGCCCTCGTACGGCGAGCCGAAGGCGCACGACACCACGGCGTCCACCGGGATGCCTCGTTCCCCGACCACCTCGACCGCAGCGGCCGCCTCCTCGACGGATCGGTCGATGCTCA
Encoded proteins:
- a CDS encoding hydroxymethylglutaryl-CoA lyase, with the protein product MRIREVCPRDGLQVEEPLSADERVRLIDALVAAGVRWIEAAAFVSPKAVPAMAGAADVMAALEGRGHDGVSYAVLVPNAEGARRATWCHQITFTLSASPRYNERNVRMSIDRSVEEAAAAVEVVGERGIPVDAVVSCAFGSPYEGDVDPVQVHALGQRLSAVGVASLTYADTTGMATPRRIADLVALTGPEIGLHLHDTRGTALLNAYAAYELGVRRFDTAVGGLGGSPAVAGARGGLGGNLATEDLVHLFDDLGVSTGIDLDRLLLASRLVADLIGHPVPSRLAAAGPRARLTPA